Proteins encoded within one genomic window of Humulus lupulus chromosome 1, drHumLupu1.1, whole genome shotgun sequence:
- the LOC133812830 gene encoding probable LRR receptor-like serine/threonine-protein kinase At4g37250 yields the protein MSFRSFSSLHLQWRILLLLLLDSAFQSLALNNDGVLLLSFKFVLKDPLVLLNWNVHDETPCFWTGVSCDGFSRVTGLALPSSGILGPVPPELGTIENLQRLDLSNNSLNGSLPKSLFEASELRFLDLSNNLIAGELPEVIAMNTNLQALNLSDNALAGKIPSNLGSLPSLTVVSLKNNYLSGVLPSGFHSVEVLDLSTNLINGSLRSDFGGDSLRYLNLSYNNLSGAIPPEFAKKIPGTATLDFSFNNLTGAIPKSEALLNQTTTSFSGNPDLCGEPTKKLCSTSSSLIPNISAPTSPPAIAAIPRTIDSDPANVTSGPPQKKQTGLKPVTIIGIVAGDIFGAAILAMIFLYIYRLKKKKKKIESTLKNDANTVKEPWSSPSSSSESRGFTRWSCLRKRTEDEESSSESTASDDEGGQERNSISGQKGQENQGNDQRKVGTLVTVDGEKELELETLLKASAYILGATGSSIMYKAVLEDGTTFAVRRIGESSVDRFKDFENQVRVVAKLVHPNLVRVRGFYWGVDEKLIIYDFVPNGCLANARYRKVGSSPCHLPWEARLKIAKGVARGLAYLHEKKHVHGNLKPSNILLGSDMEPKVGDFGLERLVTGDTSTKTWGSARNFGSKRSTASRDSFPEFIPGPSPSPSPSTFAISPYHAPESLRSLKPSPKWDVFSFGVILLELLTGKVVVLDESGQGPGIVVDDKTRALRMADVAIRAELEGKEECLLGCFKVGYNCASPVPQKRPTMKEVVQLLEKFPSSTSSSYYYYGN from the exons ATGAGCTTTCGAAGTTTTTCCAGTCTCCATTTACAGTGGagaattcttcttcttcttcttctcgatTCAGCTTTTCAATCTCTGGCTTTGAACAACGACGGCGTTTTGTTACTCTCCTTCAAGTTCGTTCTCAAAGACCCTCTTGTTCTCCTTAACTGGAACGTTCACGACGAGACGCCGTGTTTTTGGACCGGCGTTTCCTGTGATGGGTTTTCTCGGGTCACCGGTTTAGCCCTACCGAGCTCCGGGATTCTGGGTCCGGTCCCGCCCGAGTTGGGTACCATCGAAAACCTCCAAAGACTCGACCTTTCCAACAATTCGCTTAATGGGTCACTTCCGAAGTCTCTGTTCGAAGCCTCCGAGCTTCGGTTTCTTGACTTGTCGAATAACTTGATCGCGGGAGAGTTGCCGGAAGTTATTGCGATGAACACTAATCTTCAAGCTCTGAATCTCTCCGACAATGCTTTGGCGGGAAAAATTCCGAGCAATCTTGGGTCTTTACCTAGTTTAACGGTCGTTTCGTTAAAGAACAATTACTTGTCTGGTGTTCTACCGAGTGGGTTTCATTCCGTTGAGGTTTTAGATCTGTCTACGAATCTCATCAATGGCTCTCTCCGTTCTGATTTCGGTGGTGACAGTCTTCGTTACTTGAACCTCTCTTACAACAACCTTTCCGGTGCAATCCCACCTGAGTTCGCCAAGAAAATTCCCGGCACTGCCACTCTTGATTTCTCGTTCAACAATCTCACCGGAGCAATCCCAAAGTCTGAAGCTTTGTTAAACCAGACAACGACGTCGTTTTCAGGCAATCCTGATCTGTGTGGAGAGCCAACGAAGAAGCTTTGTTCCACTTCTTCTTCTTTGATTCCAAACATCTCAGCTCCGACTTCTCCTCCGGCAATAGCTGCGATTCCGAGAACAATTGACTCCGACCCAGCAAACGTTACTTCGGGCCCTCCACAAAAGAAGCAAACCGGACTTAAACCGGTGACTATAATCGGAATCGTAGCAGGAGACATCTTCGGCGCCGCCATTTTAGCTATGATTTTCTTGTATATATACAGgttaaagaagaaaaagaaaaagattgaGAGTACATTGAAGAACGATGCTAACACAGTAAAAGAACCATGGTCATCGCCGTCGTCGTCATCAGAGTCGCGAGGGTTTACGAGATGGTCGTGTCTTAGAAAGAGAACAGAAGACGAAGAGAGTTCGTCGGAGTCAACGGCCTCCGACGACGAAGGTGGTCAAGAACGTAATAGTATTAGTGGTCAAAAGGGTCAAGAAAATCAAGGGAATGATCAGAGAAAGGTTGGGACTTTAGTGACCGTCGACGGAGAGAAGGAGCTGGAGTTGGAGACTCTGCTAAAAGCTTCGGCTTATATATTAGGAGCCACTGGTTCGAGCATTATGTACAAAGCTGTTCTCGAAGACGGAACCACATTCGCCGTTCGAAGAATCGGAGAGAGCAGCGTTGACCGGTTCAAGGATTTCGAGAACCAGGTCCGTGTCGTGGCTAAGCTGGTTCACCCCAATCTGGTTCGGGTTCGTGGGTTCTACTGGGGTGTCGATGAGAAGCTCATAATCTACGACTTCGTCCCCAATGGCTGCCTCGCCAATGCTCGTTACA gGAAAGTGGGCTCTTCACCTTGTCATCTACCTTGGGAAGCCCGGCTCAAGATAGCAAAGGGAGTGGCACGTGGGCTTGCTTACTTACACGAGAAGAAGCACGTGCACGGCAACTTAAAGCCCAGTAACATCCTATTGGGCTCAGATATGGAGCCCAAGGTCGGAGATTTTGGGCTCGAGAGGCTTGTAACGGGTGACACGAGTACCAAAACTTGGGGCTCGGCCCGAAACTTCGGTAGCAAGAGATCCACAGCTTCTAGGGATAGTTTTCCGGAGTTCATACCTGGGCCGagcccaagcccaagcccaagtACCTTTGCCATATCACCTTACCATGCACCTGAGTCACTGAGGAGCCTAAAGCCCAGCCCAAAATGGGATGTGTTTTCTTTTGGGGTAATATTGCTTGAGCTTCTGACTGGTAAGGTTGTGGTTTTGGATGAGTCTGGTCAAGGGCCTGGGATTGTGGTTGATGACAAGACTAGGGCTTTGAGAATGGCTGACGTGGCCATTCGTGCTGAGCTGGAAGGTAAAGAAGAGTGCTTATTGGGTTGCTTTAAAGTGGGGTACAATTGTGCCTCACCGGTCCCACAAAAGAGACCAACTATGAAAGAAGTGGTTCAATTGCTTGAGAAATTTCCTTCTTCAACTTCTTCATCATACTATTATTATGGTAACTAA